One region of Triticum aestivum cultivar Chinese Spring chromosome 6B, IWGSC CS RefSeq v2.1, whole genome shotgun sequence genomic DNA includes:
- the LOC123133731 gene encoding uncharacterized protein, whose product MASEEEEFLFGFYTEDEEDPAAAEAKEQRAKRRAEGEWGKEKVMAKYKEQQMELQLKYLESLKSSEYPIRVDRKTTKSPMRNLHNGIGGPELYTSLNVLAVKLIKCSVQFPIDVYGHVSVRDDIDAKRVFIFRRVRDNCQKINDAQGAFLSLTGPSRGIVLHSVLHIEVDLKIRSLDPESDVEIANCCLEDKVATSYSKVIRSRVAGPLCSVDLTYAPVHEAVEATFKFTLSQIKASIKRPNGSVARQWQPFNKDNKEHCEILGKITVGISGIAEGVLLYDGSSSVGEGGLIRLQRRVVAAPMWLPLYINTVSRDGKNTTTSVCPTNCGCQTFIVTAGSYELKGAIVWSSLYSSKADDVHMGIRPVKLSSQL is encoded by the exons atggcgtCAGAAGAGGAGGAGTTCCTTTTCGGCTTTTACACAGAAGATGAGGAGGATCCTGCTGCTGCGGAGGCGAAGGAGCAGCGGGCGAAGAGGAGAGCGGAGGGCGAGTGGGGGAAAGAGAAGGTCATGGCGAAGTACAAGGAGCAGCAGATGGAGCTTCAGCTCAAGTATCTCGAGAGCCTCAAAAGCTCCGAGTATCCAATTCGCGTCGACAGGAAAA CTACCAAGTCGCCGATGCGGAACCTGCACAATGGAATCGGTGGACCGGAGCTCTATACTTCCTTGAACGTGCTCGCCGTCAAGTTGATCAAGTGCTCGGTTCAGTTCCCAATCGACGTTTATGGCCACGTTTCGGTCAGGGACGATATTGATGCCAAGCGTGTGTTCATCTTCCGTCGTGTTCGTGACAACTGCCAGAAGATTAACGACGCCCAG GGTGCATTCTTGTCCCTAACCGGTCCGTCTCGAGGAATCGTTTTGCACAGTGTCCTTCACATTGAGGTTGACTTGAAGATTAGGAGTTTGGATCCAGAAAGTGACGTTGAGATCGCCAATTGTTGCCTAGAGGACAAGGTAGCCACCTCTTACTCCAAAGTGATTAGAAGCAGGGTTGCCGGCCCATTGTGCTCAGTCGACTTGACATACGCACCTGTCCATGAAGCAGTGGAAGCCACCTTTAAGTTTACTCTTAGTCAGATCAAGGCaagcataaaaaggccaaacggaTCTGTTGCTCGGCAGTGGCAACCCTTCAACAAGGACAACAAGGAACACTGCGAAATCCTTGGCAAGATCACCGTCGGCATTTCTGGAATTGCTGAGGGTGTCCTCCTCTATGATGGCAGTAGTTCGGTTGGTGAAGGTGGGCTTATTAGATTGCAGCGTCGGGTTGTGGCTGCGCCCATGTGGCTTCCTCTATATATCAACACAGTTTCTCGTGATGGTAAGAATACTACCACCAGTGTTTGCCCCACAAACTGTGGGTGCCAGACCTTCATTGTGACAGCCGGTTCCTATGAACTAAAGGGCGCCATTGTCTGGTCTTCGCTCTACTCTTCCAAGGCGGATGACGTGCATATGGGTATCCGGCCTGTAAAGCTCTCCAGCCAGCTTTGA